The proteins below are encoded in one region of Bifidobacterium dentium JCM 1195 = DSM 20436:
- a CDS encoding WXG100 family type VII secretion target, whose translation MVSSFSVRPEQVDVLSADIANDAKGIAQELDNLDTQVKSLIEQWDGAAREAYHQAQRDWNGKLQEMNQILGQISQATSQIAQQYVESDARSAGRF comes from the coding sequence ATGGTGAGCTCTTTTTCCGTTCGTCCCGAGCAGGTGGATGTTCTTTCCGCCGATATCGCCAATGATGCCAAAGGCATCGCTCAAGAACTCGACAATCTCGACACCCAGGTGAAGTCCTTGATCGAGCAATGGGATGGTGCGGCCCGTGAGGCATACCATCAGGCCCAGCGTGATTGGAACGGCAAATTGCAGGAGATGAACCAGATTCTGGGGCAGATCTCTCAGGCGACCTCGCAGATCGCCCAGCAGTATGTCGAGTCCGACGCCCGTTCCGCGGGACGCTTCTAA
- a CDS encoding type VII secretion protein EccC, whose protein sequence is MSAEETQASRLEGPKTPKGRVVLQPPPELEPSDGVNTLLTSLVPLLGAISAMVMMLMTNSGLTGILTGGMFMVSSLGFVVVNGFRQRSQRMANLTASRREYLTYLTGLRKTVRAAGRKQRNAALWNAPSPQSLTALAEEPERRWERIPADEDFMVLRCGTQEVPLCLKLESPELPPLAQLDPVSASAAHRFMLAHQSLRNMPYTIDMRAFKRVELLGDIEHTEALARTLVCQAAVWHSPEHLRVLVLTSVEHAGRWDWIRLLPHSHTLNEEFDEGWKGASSTPSDLSRFMVTTNTHMVDGLVGDDVVNRNRYTGDDEISPHVIVINDGFDRDTLAKETRLFSSDGLGGVTVIDMPSQWGELEEDDVLRVLFSQAVIEEGLNVLESHGADMVELFSTTIKPIRIEPDGLTVGEALAVARRLGDAPSQERSDNGAQSANARKKSSELPDLLGISDIRNINLNALWAYRTGKERLRAPIGLFDDTSTAYLDIKEMGQRGMGPHGVLVGATGSGKSEVLRTLVLSLALSHSPDQLNFVLIDFKGGATFAGMDGMPHISSIITNLGREASLVDRMEDALDGEINRRQELLRDAGNLANITEYEDARVNGGRTDLKPLPSLLVVVDEFSELLKAKPDIVQSFVRIGAVGRSLGIHLLIASQRLEQGKLRGLDEHLSYRIGLKTFSASESRAVLGIPDAYELPSLPGIGYLKSPDGTITRFRASYVSGAPKDLPGETTTFQYAVEQMRGKGTPAHVVWLPPLITPNSLDDFMPDLTVTEQYGLICPSWRARGTLLAPCALEDRPREQKREIMALDLSGAGGHVAVVGGPLSGKSMMLRSIVASLALTHSPLETQFYVIDCGGGTFASMEALEHISGVASGNEEEKVRRTLAEVSGIIDSRERFFKERRIDGMDTYRRRRAAGQVDDGYGDVFLVIDGWGVFRNDYEELEAKVQQIVARGLTFGVHVLLSANRWLEIRANIGDLLGTKLELRLGDPGDSQIDRKIAATVPKGTPGRGLSMAKLHMLAALPRIDGGHDAATVGDGIADLIAKVHAAWKGRPGPKLRLLPTNLPYAALADAVAGQDVSGSLTHGRMVIGINENALAPVVLDLHREPHCYLFGDSGSGKSTFLRLVINEIVRGYPDGKAKIFMVDYRRANLAQIPDSHMGAYLTNDTMATEQLAELADFLSTRIPGPDMTAEQLRNRSWWTGSEVYVLVDDYDLVATSRSNPLRALVPLLAQAGDLGLHVIVTRRTGGASRAMYDPVLQSFQDLGMPGILLSGDPNEGQLIGRVKPVRAVPGRAQIVTRDEGLFVAQLATLAIKE, encoded by the coding sequence GTGAGCGCTGAAGAAACGCAGGCCAGCAGACTCGAAGGCCCGAAAACGCCCAAAGGCAGGGTCGTGCTGCAACCTCCGCCGGAACTCGAGCCCAGCGATGGCGTCAACACGCTGCTCACTTCGCTTGTGCCGTTGCTGGGCGCCATCAGCGCCATGGTCATGATGCTGATGACCAATTCAGGACTGACCGGCATACTCACCGGCGGCATGTTCATGGTCTCGTCATTGGGATTCGTGGTGGTCAATGGTTTTCGCCAGCGTTCACAACGCATGGCCAACCTGACCGCTTCACGCAGGGAATACCTCACCTATCTGACCGGACTGCGAAAAACCGTACGCGCCGCAGGCCGCAAACAGCGTAACGCGGCGCTCTGGAACGCGCCATCGCCGCAATCCCTGACGGCGCTCGCGGAAGAACCGGAACGTCGCTGGGAACGCATCCCCGCAGACGAGGACTTCATGGTCCTGCGCTGCGGCACCCAGGAGGTGCCGCTCTGCCTCAAACTCGAATCGCCCGAACTGCCGCCCTTGGCGCAGCTTGATCCCGTTTCGGCCTCGGCGGCGCATCGATTCATGCTGGCGCATCAATCCCTGCGCAACATGCCCTACACCATAGATATGCGTGCCTTCAAACGTGTGGAGCTCCTGGGCGACATCGAGCATACGGAGGCGCTCGCCCGCACGCTGGTCTGCCAGGCGGCCGTATGGCATTCGCCGGAACATCTGCGTGTGCTCGTGCTGACTTCCGTCGAACATGCGGGCCGATGGGATTGGATCCGCCTGCTGCCGCACTCCCACACGCTTAACGAGGAGTTCGATGAAGGGTGGAAAGGCGCGTCTTCGACACCTTCCGACCTGAGCCGGTTCATGGTGACCACCAACACCCACATGGTCGACGGCCTCGTTGGGGATGATGTGGTCAACCGCAATCGATACACCGGTGATGACGAGATATCCCCGCATGTGATCGTGATCAACGACGGTTTCGATCGCGACACGCTCGCCAAGGAGACCCGACTGTTCTCCTCGGATGGACTCGGAGGCGTCACCGTCATCGACATGCCCAGTCAATGGGGCGAACTCGAAGAGGACGATGTGCTACGAGTCCTCTTTTCGCAGGCCGTGATCGAAGAAGGCCTGAACGTGCTCGAAAGCCACGGTGCCGACATGGTGGAGCTTTTCTCAACCACCATCAAGCCGATACGAATCGAACCGGACGGACTGACGGTGGGTGAGGCCCTCGCCGTCGCGCGTCGCCTCGGCGATGCGCCATCGCAGGAACGCTCCGACAACGGCGCGCAATCCGCAAATGCACGAAAGAAATCCTCCGAACTGCCGGATCTGCTGGGCATCAGCGACATCCGCAACATCAATCTGAACGCATTGTGGGCATATCGGACGGGCAAGGAACGGCTCCGCGCACCGATCGGCCTGTTCGATGACACCAGCACCGCGTATCTCGACATCAAGGAGATGGGTCAGCGCGGCATGGGCCCGCATGGCGTGCTGGTCGGTGCGACCGGTTCGGGCAAATCCGAGGTGCTGCGAACGCTGGTACTCTCCCTGGCCTTGAGCCATTCGCCCGATCAACTCAATTTCGTGCTCATCGATTTCAAAGGCGGTGCGACCTTTGCGGGAATGGACGGCATGCCGCACATCTCGTCCATCATCACCAATCTTGGCAGGGAGGCGTCGCTGGTCGACCGTATGGAAGACGCCTTGGACGGCGAGATCAACCGCCGTCAGGAGCTACTGCGCGATGCCGGCAATCTGGCGAACATCACCGAATACGAAGATGCCAGAGTCAATGGCGGGCGTACCGATCTGAAGCCGTTGCCATCCTTGCTGGTGGTGGTGGATGAGTTCTCCGAACTGCTCAAAGCCAAGCCGGACATCGTACAGTCCTTTGTACGCATCGGCGCGGTGGGCCGCTCACTCGGCATACACCTGCTGATAGCCTCGCAGCGTCTTGAACAAGGCAAGCTACGCGGTCTGGACGAGCATCTGTCCTATCGCATCGGTCTCAAAACGTTCTCTGCCTCCGAATCCCGGGCGGTGCTGGGCATTCCGGACGCCTACGAACTGCCGAGCCTACCGGGCATCGGCTACCTGAAGTCCCCGGACGGCACCATCACACGATTCCGCGCATCCTACGTTTCCGGCGCACCAAAGGATCTTCCGGGAGAGACCACCACATTCCAATATGCCGTCGAACAGATGCGCGGCAAAGGCACGCCGGCCCACGTGGTGTGGCTACCGCCGCTGATCACGCCGAATTCCCTCGACGACTTCATGCCCGACCTGACCGTCACCGAACAATATGGTTTGATCTGCCCGAGCTGGAGGGCCCGCGGCACGTTGCTCGCCCCATGCGCGCTTGAAGATCGGCCTCGCGAACAGAAACGCGAAATCATGGCGCTCGACCTATCCGGTGCGGGAGGTCATGTGGCCGTGGTGGGCGGACCCCTCAGCGGCAAGAGCATGATGCTGCGCTCCATCGTCGCATCGCTGGCATTGACGCATTCCCCGCTGGAGACGCAATTCTACGTCATCGACTGCGGCGGCGGTACGTTCGCTTCCATGGAAGCCCTGGAACACATCAGTGGCGTGGCTTCCGGCAACGAAGAGGAGAAAGTGCGCCGTACGCTTGCCGAAGTCTCCGGCATCATCGACTCCCGCGAACGCTTCTTCAAGGAACGGCGCATCGACGGCATGGACACCTATCGTCGGCGTCGCGCCGCGGGACAGGTCGATGACGGGTATGGCGATGTATTTCTGGTCATCGACGGCTGGGGAGTGTTCCGTAACGATTATGAAGAGTTGGAAGCCAAGGTGCAACAGATTGTCGCACGCGGTCTGACCTTCGGCGTGCATGTGTTGCTGAGTGCCAACCGGTGGTTGGAGATTCGGGCCAATATCGGCGATCTGCTCGGCACCAAGCTTGAATTGCGCCTCGGGGATCCAGGTGATTCCCAGATCGATCGCAAGATCGCCGCCACCGTGCCCAAGGGGACTCCGGGCCGTGGCCTGAGCATGGCGAAACTGCACATGCTTGCCGCGTTGCCACGTATCGATGGTGGGCACGACGCCGCTACGGTGGGCGACGGCATCGCCGATCTGATCGCCAAGGTGCATGCGGCCTGGAAGGGTAGGCCGGGCCCGAAACTGCGTCTGCTGCCTACGAATCTGCCGTATGCCGCGCTCGCTGACGCCGTGGCGGGGCAGGACGTCTCCGGAAGTCTCACCCATGGCAGGATGGTCATCGGCATCAATGAAAACGCCCTCGCTCCGGTGGTGTTGGATCTGCATAGGGAGCCGCACTGCTACCTGTTCGGGGATTCCGGCTCCGGCAAGTCCACGTTCCTGCGATTGGTGATCAACGAGATCGTGCGTGGATACCCGGATGGCAAGGCGAAGATCTTCATGGTGGATTATCGGCGCGCCAACCTCGCCCAGATTCCGGACTCGCATATGGGAGCATACCTGACCAACGACACGATGGCCACGGAACAGCTTGCGGAGCTCGCGGATTTCCTGTCGACCCGCATTCCGGGGCCGGACATGACCGCCGAGCAATTGCGCAATCGTTCGTGGTGGACGGGCTCGGAAGTCTATGTGCTGGTGGATGACTATGATTTGGTCGCGACCAGTCGAAGCAATCCGTTGCGTGCGTTGGTGCCGCTTCTGGCGCAGGCCGGCGATCTGGGGCTGCATGTCATTGTGACCAGGCGTACCGGCGGCGCGAGCCGTGCCATGTATGATCCGGTATTGCAGTCGTTCCAGGATCTTGGCATGCCCGGCATCCTGTTGTCGGGCGATCCGAACGAAGGCCAGCTGATCGGCAGGGTCAAGCCGGTGAGGGCCGTGCCGGGCCGTGCGCAGATCGTCACGCGTGACGAAGGGCTTTTTGTGGCGCAGCTCGCCACGCTTGCCATCAAGGAGTAG
- a CDS encoding EsaB/YukD family protein — translation MLRLTIAYNTRTITLTVSDGPIVADLLPDIARRLGVLDPSIVYGGYRLITADGEPLSPSRTFAEQHVSDRSVLTLEPGASVDTDIVYDDVVEAVGASVQRVYRPWTKDHTTLTSLLISVGMLAISAGWLALFPVSIWNAALGIGFSVVLIALAALLHGKTMTVQATVIGLTASVFAAVGGYQLASYLVPDQAFHTLPLVGASAGLLVSGCLMAVAAPSTRPYGFIPIIIGLLAAIPGILSTLLPSWMANIWIIATMFAALAANALPWMCLSFARISVQSPHSDAEIFALPEPIDYAEVKQRYITGSTMLFIGRVSVATMLLIAMPLLNSLSTPLGAVICLVAFLAMLLDSRQIHTLREMCVTVSAAGLGIICTGLMSVRMHPEFSIPLTMLMLCCALATIVFTHVTRRRSLFATRMADAAETLCIMMLPPLAYLAITL, via the coding sequence ATGCTGCGACTGACGATCGCCTATAACACCCGTACCATTACGCTCACGGTCTCGGACGGACCGATCGTTGCGGATCTTCTTCCGGACATCGCCCGCAGGCTCGGCGTACTGGACCCCTCCATCGTGTATGGCGGATACCGATTGATTACCGCTGACGGGGAACCGCTCTCCCCCTCACGAACTTTCGCGGAACAGCATGTATCCGATCGGAGCGTACTTACGCTGGAGCCCGGCGCGTCAGTCGACACGGACATCGTGTATGACGACGTGGTCGAAGCCGTCGGCGCGAGTGTGCAACGGGTCTACCGTCCTTGGACCAAGGATCACACCACGCTCACCTCATTGCTCATCAGCGTGGGCATGCTCGCCATCAGTGCCGGCTGGCTGGCATTGTTTCCCGTTTCGATATGGAACGCCGCGCTTGGCATCGGCTTTTCCGTAGTACTGATCGCCTTGGCTGCATTGCTGCACGGCAAGACCATGACCGTACAGGCCACCGTCATCGGACTGACCGCAAGCGTTTTCGCCGCGGTGGGAGGCTATCAACTGGCTTCGTACCTCGTACCGGATCAGGCGTTTCACACGTTGCCGCTGGTCGGAGCCAGTGCAGGACTGCTGGTTTCGGGATGCCTGATGGCCGTCGCCGCCCCTAGCACACGACCCTATGGCTTCATTCCGATCATCATCGGCCTGTTGGCGGCCATTCCGGGCATACTTTCCACATTGCTGCCTTCATGGATGGCGAACATCTGGATCATTGCGACGATGTTCGCCGCCTTGGCTGCGAATGCACTGCCTTGGATGTGTCTGTCGTTCGCCCGCATCAGCGTGCAAAGCCCTCATAGCGATGCGGAAATCTTCGCCCTGCCGGAACCGATCGATTACGCCGAGGTCAAACAACGCTACATTACCGGCTCCACCATGCTGTTCATCGGACGGGTGAGCGTCGCCACGATGCTGCTCATCGCCATGCCATTGCTCAACTCTCTCAGTACACCACTCGGGGCGGTGATATGCCTGGTCGCATTCCTCGCCATGCTGCTTGACTCGCGCCAGATTCATACGTTGCGTGAGATGTGCGTTACCGTAAGCGCTGCAGGTCTTGGCATCATATGCACCGGCCTGATGAGCGTGCGCATGCATCCGGAATTCAGCATTCCCCTGACCATGCTGATGCTGTGTTGCGCTTTGGCGACCATCGTGTTCACGCATGTCACACGCAGACGGTCGCTATTCGCCACCCGCATGGCCGATGCAGCGGAAACCCTATGCATCATGATGCTTCCGCCACTCGCCTATCTGGCGATCACCCTGTGA
- a CDS encoding S8/S53 family peptidase, whose protein sequence is MVSALTSCLLCAGLCAGLCARTAAADGTVDWRIEDMGVRDAWDAGLTGKGVKVAVIDDQVVRDYPALADADVTYRLALSHGDSCHDVYDKNRVMSKRDMTLGTADGFNMTHGTHMVALIVGNGKGYDGGAGIQGIAPDASVIAYPYNFAITGSLGGFSNFDACVDADGNSVDQLVSSVTDAVDSGARIINMSFLDAADWDYYRAALHALRHGVILVSARDNSTEAGLYDLVGEPTSNNYFPGTVTVNSLARDGTVSATSDVMDGNVSILSPGADTLVYGFTNRRELSLGDGGTSTAAADLTGYLTLAVQKWPEATGNQILQSLVRNTKGNDSGEARLDEEHRTGFGAVDLPRLLSVDPTGYPDVNPLLEWAVKASERHEETKGMYTEHPDWTDATFAESDPFSPSGEKVTCTTACTLVGREYRRQARAWRKVEQCRRDGGSDCMRWSATATADQADRQADADADAGSSALPGWVVPVAGVAALVVVGGIVAAVVARRRARGRRRPPQGPAAAVGGGPAYPSGGPPVRYPPSAGPPAQQPPLPPRR, encoded by the coding sequence ATGGTGTCGGCGTTGACGTCCTGCCTGCTGTGCGCGGGCCTGTGCGCGGGATTGTGCGCGCGGACGGCGGCGGCGGACGGGACGGTCGACTGGCGCATCGAGGACATGGGCGTGCGCGACGCGTGGGATGCCGGACTGACGGGCAAGGGCGTGAAGGTCGCGGTGATCGACGACCAGGTCGTGCGGGACTATCCGGCCCTGGCGGACGCGGACGTGACGTACAGGCTGGCGCTCTCGCATGGCGACTCGTGCCACGACGTATACGACAAGAACCGGGTCATGTCGAAGCGGGACATGACGCTGGGCACTGCCGACGGGTTCAACATGACCCATGGCACCCACATGGTCGCCCTGATCGTGGGCAACGGGAAGGGCTATGACGGCGGCGCCGGCATCCAGGGCATCGCGCCGGACGCGTCGGTGATCGCCTACCCGTATAACTTCGCCATTACCGGCTCGCTCGGCGGATTCTCGAACTTCGATGCCTGCGTGGATGCCGACGGGAACAGTGTCGACCAGCTCGTATCCAGTGTCACCGACGCGGTGGATTCGGGCGCGCGCATCATCAACATGTCGTTCCTGGACGCGGCGGACTGGGACTATTACCGGGCGGCCCTGCATGCGCTGCGCCATGGCGTGATCTTGGTGAGCGCAAGGGACAACTCCACCGAAGCGGGCCTGTACGACCTGGTGGGCGAGCCGACCTCCAACAATTATTTTCCCGGGACGGTGACCGTCAACTCCCTGGCGCGGGACGGCACGGTGTCGGCCACATCGGATGTCATGGACGGCAACGTGTCGATCCTGAGCCCCGGGGCCGACACGCTCGTATACGGCTTCACCAACCGGCGCGAGCTCTCCCTCGGCGATGGCGGCACGTCGACCGCGGCGGCCGACCTGACGGGGTATCTGACGTTGGCGGTGCAGAAGTGGCCTGAGGCGACGGGCAACCAGATCCTGCAGTCCTTGGTGCGCAATACGAAGGGTAACGATTCGGGCGAGGCACGGCTGGACGAGGAGCATCGCACGGGGTTCGGCGCGGTGGACCTGCCGCGCCTGCTGTCGGTCGACCCGACGGGCTATCCGGACGTGAACCCGCTGCTGGAGTGGGCGGTCAAAGCCAGCGAACGGCACGAGGAGACCAAGGGCATGTACACGGAGCATCCCGATTGGACGGACGCCACGTTCGCGGAGAGCGACCCGTTCTCCCCGAGCGGCGAGAAAGTCACCTGCACGACGGCGTGCACACTGGTCGGCCGGGAGTACCGGCGCCAGGCACGGGCGTGGCGGAAGGTGGAGCAGTGTCGCAGGGACGGCGGTTCGGATTGCATGCGCTGGTCGGCGACCGCCACCGCCGACCAGGCGGACAGGCAGGCGGACGCGGACGCGGATGCGGGTTCGTCGGCGTTGCCGGGATGGGTGGTGCCGGTGGCCGGCGTGGCCGCGCTGGTGGTGGTCGGCGGAATCGTGGCGGCCGTGGTGGCGCGGCGTCGTGCCCGTGGCCGGCGCCGGCCACCGCAGGGGCCGGCCGCCGCAGTGGGTGGCGGGCCGGCGTATCCGTCCGGGGGCCCGCCGGTGCGGTATCCGCCGTCCGCCGGCCCGCCGGCCCAACAGCCGCCATTGCCGCCACGACGGTAG
- the glnA gene encoding type I glutamate--ammonia ligase yields the protein MDKQQEFALRTVEERDVRFIRLWFTDVLGTLKSVAIAPAELEAAFEEGLGFDGSAVEGLTRVSEDDMIVKPDPSTFQILPWRGGPQGTARMFCDVLTPDGEPSLGDPRHVLKQALAKAKERGFTFYVHPEIEFYLFEKQDDWSKSPTPIDEGGYFDHVPRSPGMDFRRATVNMLEQMGISVEYSHHEAGPGQNEIDLRYADALTTADNIMTFRTVVKEISLERGIHASFMPKPFSDAPGSGMHTHLSLFEGDANAFYEAGQEFNMSMTARQFAAGILYHAAEICAVTDQYVNSYKRLWGGAEAPSYICWGHNNRSALLRIPQYKPGKGNSARMEFRALDPVANPYLAYSVLLAAGLDGVDKQMQLGEPTSDDVWELTDAERQAMGIQPLPESLDEALKIMEKSDFVAGVLGEHAFEYFLRNKRQEWEEYRQQVTPYELKKYLPKL from the coding sequence ATGGATAAACAGCAAGAGTTTGCGCTGCGCACCGTCGAGGAACGCGACGTGCGCTTCATTCGCCTGTGGTTCACGGATGTGCTGGGAACATTGAAATCCGTTGCCATCGCACCTGCGGAACTTGAGGCCGCATTCGAGGAGGGGCTCGGATTCGACGGTTCCGCGGTGGAAGGTCTGACGCGCGTGTCCGAAGACGATATGATCGTCAAGCCTGACCCGTCCACCTTCCAGATTCTTCCATGGCGCGGCGGTCCACAGGGTACCGCGCGCATGTTCTGTGACGTGCTCACCCCTGATGGAGAGCCGTCGCTGGGGGATCCGCGTCATGTCCTCAAGCAGGCCTTGGCCAAGGCCAAGGAGCGGGGCTTTACCTTCTACGTGCATCCGGAAATCGAGTTTTACCTGTTCGAGAAGCAGGACGATTGGTCCAAGTCGCCGACGCCGATCGACGAAGGCGGATATTTCGATCACGTGCCGCGCAGTCCAGGCATGGACTTCCGTCGTGCCACCGTGAACATGCTCGAGCAGATGGGCATTTCGGTGGAATACTCGCATCATGAGGCGGGTCCCGGTCAGAATGAGATCGATCTGCGGTATGCGGATGCGCTCACCACGGCCGACAACATCATGACCTTCCGTACCGTGGTCAAGGAGATTTCGCTGGAGCGCGGCATCCACGCCAGCTTCATGCCGAAACCGTTCTCCGACGCTCCGGGCTCCGGCATGCACACGCACCTGAGCCTGTTCGAAGGCGACGCCAACGCGTTCTATGAGGCCGGTCAGGAATTCAACATGTCCATGACCGCCCGCCAGTTCGCCGCCGGCATCCTGTACCATGCGGCGGAAATCTGCGCGGTCACCGACCAATACGTCAACTCCTACAAGCGACTGTGGGGCGGCGCCGAGGCGCCGAGCTACATCTGCTGGGGGCACAACAACCGTTCCGCTCTGCTTCGCATCCCGCAATACAAGCCGGGCAAGGGCAACTCCGCACGTATGGAGTTCCGTGCGCTCGATCCGGTCGCCAATCCGTATCTGGCGTATTCCGTGCTGTTGGCCGCAGGCCTTGACGGCGTCGATAAGCAGATGCAGTTGGGCGAGCCGACCAGCGACGACGTGTGGGAGCTCACCGATGCCGAACGTCAGGCCATGGGCATTCAGCCGTTGCCGGAGTCACTTGACGAGGCGTTGAAGATCATGGAGAAGTCCGATTTCGTGGCCGGAGTGCTCGGCGAGCATGCCTTCGAGTATTTCCTGCGCAACAAGCGTCAGGAGTGGGAGGAATATCGTCAGCAGGTCACGCCGTACGAGCTGAAGAAGTATCTGCCGAAGCTGTGA
- a CDS encoding FHA domain-containing protein has translation MTASTPITRFRPADAARQCEASFIDLGFVVACAGVAALISHDITVTAMIALEAVAVLAVGEGSRGITPGNMMLGLRTVRVEGMHDATAGVLPAGMGRILIKYCMLIASLLAAFVGLPIVMCSPLFSGNDLNQGWANRLASLASVDIRQPIVVQARAPRQRIAMADESNPSIPRTVARRPSSLPTVALPPHPKPAPAAPAVPAMPVPVAPAPHIIIFFEDGSKQSLDIPSTLVLGRRPAAQQPEDAVLAVPDHTGTVSRSHARLEITEDHLWITDLGSTNGTKVVNENGEETRLKARQRFPIHTRNRIFLGDMGCSIIMSTSRRKHARER, from the coding sequence ATGACCGCCTCGACACCGATCACTCGTTTTCGCCCGGCCGACGCGGCCAGACAATGTGAGGCCTCCTTCATTGATTTGGGATTCGTGGTGGCGTGCGCGGGTGTCGCCGCCCTGATCAGCCACGACATCACGGTGACGGCCATGATTGCGCTTGAAGCGGTGGCGGTGCTTGCAGTGGGTGAAGGTTCCCGAGGCATAACCCCGGGCAATATGATGCTCGGGCTGCGAACGGTCCGGGTCGAAGGCATGCATGATGCCACAGCCGGGGTGCTTCCCGCCGGAATGGGACGCATCCTCATCAAATACTGCATGTTGATCGCCTCACTGCTGGCTGCATTCGTAGGGCTCCCGATAGTCATGTGTTCGCCGCTGTTCTCCGGGAACGATCTCAACCAGGGATGGGCGAACAGGCTTGCCTCGCTGGCAAGCGTCGATATCCGCCAGCCCATCGTCGTACAGGCAAGGGCACCGCGTCAACGGATCGCCATGGCGGATGAGTCGAACCCATCCATACCACGGACGGTGGCAAGAAGACCATCCTCGTTGCCTACGGTCGCTTTGCCCCCTCACCCCAAGCCGGCTCCGGCAGCGCCGGCGGTACCGGCCATGCCGGTACCCGTCGCACCGGCACCACACATCATCATCTTCTTCGAAGACGGTTCCAAACAATCGCTCGACATCCCCTCCACGCTGGTTCTCGGCCGCAGGCCAGCAGCACAGCAACCGGAAGACGCCGTGCTCGCGGTACCGGACCACACCGGCACCGTATCGCGTAGCCATGCACGACTTGAAATCACCGAGGATCATCTGTGGATCACCGATCTAGGCAGTACCAACGGAACGAAAGTCGTCAACGAAAACGGCGAGGAAACCAGGTTGAAGGCGCGGCAACGATTCCCCATCCACACCAGAAACCGCATTTTCCTAGGTGACATGGGATGCAGCATCATCATGTCGACAAGCAGGAGGAAACACGCTCGTGAGCGCTGA
- a CDS encoding WXG100 family type VII secretion target: protein MAEKIRAEEGAIEKGAAAVENARLGIDNRIKDIESKMAELGSFWSGDAANSFNTLMMSWQEKASALNRILNDLRDNLRGTAKDQAANEEDNQSRTSKLQSLLG from the coding sequence ATGGCGGAAAAAATCAGAGCAGAGGAAGGCGCCATTGAAAAGGGCGCCGCTGCGGTTGAAAACGCACGACTCGGCATCGATAACCGCATTAAGGATATCGAGTCGAAGATGGCTGAACTTGGCTCATTCTGGAGCGGCGATGCCGCCAACTCCTTCAACACGCTGATGATGAGCTGGCAGGAGAAGGCCAGCGCCCTGAACCGCATTCTTAACGATCTGCGCGATAATCTGCGCGGCACCGCCAAGGATCAGGCCGCGAACGAGGAAGACAACCAATCCCGCACGTCCAAGTTGCAGTCCCTGCTGGGCTGA